In Neodiprion pinetum isolate iyNeoPine1 chromosome 6, iyNeoPine1.2, whole genome shotgun sequence, one genomic interval encodes:
- the LOC124220962 gene encoding uncharacterized protein, translating to MAPVKKQKQQLHQLKQETESDMKEVNNNSAAGCEKIIALPAWTPPTIFKLKSKEDEKHVQKFYAGTSQQQTLVSLVTAKTHDDVWTSATVLKLDNQEEEKHVRSSDAGTSQQQTSISSVSIKKRDDLSRGNAELDIPTPKSRTRNSLPKRLIASQPSVIDSESPNEATNITTDSILKFIKPPPECSYITRSLLKKLKASKLRNVNNDDSEINNKGTPTVTSAKTHSVPEVTKEKTKCTYMCGEKLAKKSRKSKSVGTSSNASADSKDFNFTSLKEMDSTPEMGKLNSKCNRNWKDLTSWRKSQKLQPSDNLDTANDDTMIASQVRNNSMSKTAVCKTTCTRECREKLYDHCGDSLSDSTNKVDSISTSIKSQIEFMYEETDKLQGNLVQSEIVNISITPEPEAKINVSKRKTVKRRSIKVIDKLKSSGTLMVNKNSSVRSVDLSSTSCTESDSTPHVPTEKVKCTRQPKNRVQKDLIKTNQLKRPSILTCKVENNYPPTRIITDSTSETSKSETVMTECLPKPVVSSEKMLLSSNQEEMGKVENTYPATGTITDSTSETSMSEIVMAEYLPKPVVKRRKMRMSSNQEETGKVENMYPATGTITDSISETSKSKIVMFECLPKPVVEYQKMQMSSNQEEMVDTHVVKDSVSTKMPKPNIQMTHECRAAKAQTNSQTPETNDEALSEIVFTPSKHSTNIGIAISPSKSTSTRTRKWIRVQKNLMNSTVEGMEYHPVIKTKGSVCESNKKKYSAELNTKDLDNDECIFTKCKERLSSISDVVKNEDLLHSNLYQPRVLLRDIAYDKELPQKQRDILLKKNTSRDVTATLSTKQWIKCNTSEVFSESFSENDQSLTSSNTDLIVHRHKCPNLQEQQLHTPFLLMDPGPIEPVRGTNSSSTVSDADGLSSLIEYPLKGQKFSDATGLPLEPCSPTKIHNIEKNLTEPIVTDQENNLTEALFKKGDLEFPLDLRVNASITSATNESQFLPCNDNSVKLDTSDFNLTNNSDECNNEKLMPCHSILQVAESIQVRCTDSICNPNRTPVKSEKLNSSNGLSLKVSIPICFTDTNSGQVVKLLKEEKLALVNKSETHSSLKLLEIQGVKKSQETKEIILGEKSNVPFDLIEDPKSAGADNNYDNIGLTTTLDLINIEDDNRSCFAETLKNCSTDISSVPTVAEQPIHQSTPIGKKRPKIVSDEILPKDTITFPCSKDVSLELFKSDTNDRMHQNDLDDVGKNQDWLMAFNSHSAEQDDKNNIKSEHSWGKRDTDPIPSTGAQPFDPSKLLTYYCPELATFYSINDSTKNNQSEITLPDPDVFNNNSRLNHNALSVPNTVETETNAGNTDLSLKDDVGISKGKTELGNAFGGVVASRVDYVDNKMDTESSEIIDTESTSKPSPLIAELTIANLRNFTKISNTTAESERTWCVETHQYYTSHKDEKRKKLPNINEVPDNRNDLSEATKSELENQTQSLPMKMKQRKRKWISDNSNKAQDPAPLSGKRIQLKRNRWSVSGPGDLESTMNYPKSNSAKSNTSIVSTGSSTVAQNKQSSKNGSPIKKFVVPTNDETQQLELKTENLLPNMNILPTSFGKTNIDNNSESSKYSFCEGNILPKWPSTSPKDTEGFNCNSDFNKNGNLTNSVSASPLSSQNSVLNIRESDRSTLTKEIIGQNLGKSDIGLDKGQSTNESAKEDLDYEYDDCISLFAESIVITNVDQSINFMDGAKTSPCKTQNSSERSYEDIKDFAAYYNKNLEECNAAYEFGYETERNGYTTSNIIIPFDTKNSNNCLNFNNNSSNTIPVPQVNTQYSETEFSSAINPPISNLNSSSSMRGRLGIRQETQNAVSTFTSRIFWRHCFHILRFGYCKRKHCHFIHNLTPSLQNLDQKDLDYIVEVIAYSKINGFTHLIKNVYHQVVTQMDARNIIELFHKLYCKRQLNEHLVNCTVHALISTGMSLPNIFSNMALLLDENDSGLIEYLIEFIGEMTQPGTYWDTFRDFLIKIPPSGRRIARVIHELVDINKDKSHIEDVYRNFINKLSLNQVSMININLRNRLNSILMKNDIIHRNIQYSYTPVSTQNDSSNLMLETNVGRDINKELIEIPGIHSPDSTQYSDSGLLLSRTSQRSSLQGPANTSSLFISRDDSPRSMAADPNVFNQKRNAGIRSNPLVTKFSATSSSRTSEAEAEAVDLTSDSYKVHLIENLKEPQSVYRNRHWQFHLDMTIVKESLKHQDYEGVLKILNKYSNVVGKTLFTTSCYRMLHKNVIMSAYHMKNMIKLSVRMGVNKSLSQTLFYLGIYTMIELCDAGAWVIAYSLFKPLQATGLMENIAEYALISAEICIANGRPLKAFTILKQSNMFCTNPSKWLVTSNPNDERVRVMIINLLLDVLCQELPEQAFYIFTYLLGDQSRIYHPIDLTAYTDNLVTGILNGKCNDLVPEIAKIIIENNFSLSNSVFQSLVINLFKKDLKRCKQLYRYGTWLGVYPIVGVNNIWNINLSLDCREKFHAYENVIF from the exons ATGGCACCAGTCAAGAAACAAAAGCAACAACTTCACCAACTTAAACAAGAAACTGAATCAGATATGAAGGAGGTAAATAATAACTCTGCAGCtgggtgtgaaaaaattattgcactTCCGGCATGGACACCACCAACAATATTTAAGTTGAAGAGTAAGGAGGATGAAAAACATGTTCAGAAATTTTATGCAGGCACATCACAGCAGCAGACTTTAGTCTCATTGGTAACTGCAAAGACACATGACGATGTATGGACCTCAGCAACAGTGTTGAAATTAGATAATCAGGAGGAGGAAAAACATGTTCGGAGTTCTGATGCAGGTACATCACAGCAGCAAACTTCAATTTCATCCGTATCTATAAAGAAACGTGATGATCTTTCACGTGGAAATGCAGAATTGGATATACCGACTCCAAAATCTAGAACAAGAAATAGTCTACCAAAAAGATTAATTGCATCACAGCCATCGGTGATAGATAGTGAATCACCAAATGAAGCTACAAATATCACTACCGATTCGATATTAAAGTTTATTAAGCCTCCACCCGAATGCAGCTATATCACACGCAGCcttcttaaaaaattgaaagcatCGAAACTTAGAAATGTGAACAATGATGATTCGGAGATCAACAATAAAGGTACGCCAACTGTCACTTCAGCGAAAACTCATTCAGTACCTGAGGTAACAAAAGAGAAAActaaatgtacatatatgtgtggAGAAAAGCTGGcgaaaaaatcacgaaaatcaAAGTCAGTAGGGACAAGTTCTAATGCTTCAGCTGACTCAAAAGATTTCAACTTTACTAGTTTAAAAGAAATGGATTCAACACCAGAAATGGGGAAGTTAAACTCCAAATGTAATCGCAACTGGAAGGACCTAACATCATGGAGGAAATCACAAAAACTGCAGCCAAGTGATAATCTTGATACAGCAAATGATGATACAATGATAGCATCTCAAGTGAGAAATAATTCCATGTCAAAGACTGCAGTATGCAAAACTACTTGTACACGTGAATGTAGAGAAAAACTTTATGATCATTGTGGCGACTCATTATCAGACAGTACAAACAAAGTAGACTCAATATCGACATCTATAAAAtcacaaattgaatttatgTATGAAGAAACCGATAAATTGCAAGGCAACCTTGTGCAATCTGAAATAGTGAATATAAGTATTACTCCAGAACCTGAAGCTAAAATAAACGTTTCAAAGCGAAAGACAGTGAAACGTAGATCTATAAAGGTGATTGACAAACTAAAGAGCTCTGGCACATTGatggtgaataaaaattcttcagtTCGCTCTGTAGATTTATCATCCACCAGTTGCACAGAATCAGATTCAACACCGCATGTACCGACGGAAAAAGTCAAATGTACACGTCAACCAAAAAATAGAGTACAAAAAGATCTTATAAAGACAAATCAATTAAAAAGGCCTAGTATTCTCACAtgcaaagttgaaaataattatccacCAACTAGAATTATAACTGATTCAACATCAGAAACATCGAAGTCTGAAACAGTGATGACCGAATGTTTACCAAAGCCTGTAGTCAGTTCTGAAAAAATGCTGTTGTCGTCAAACCAAGAAGAGATGGGCAAAGTTGAAAACACGTATCCAGCAACTGGAACTATAACTGATTCAACATCAGAGACATCGATGTCAGAAATAGTAATGGCTGAATATTTACCAAAGCCTGTAGTCAAACGTCGTAAAATGCGGATGTCATCGAACCAAGAAGAGACAggcaaagttgaaaatatgtatccAGCAACTGGAACTATAACTGATTCAATATCAGAGACATCAAAGTCAAAAATAGTGATGTTTGAATGTTTACCAAAGCCTGTAGTCGAATATCAAAAAATGCAGATGTCCTCAAACCAAGAGGAGATGGTCGATACGCATGTTGTTAAGGATTCGGTGTCTACAAAAATGCCAAAGCCAAATATTCAAATGACACATGAATGTCGAGCAGCCAAGGCACAGACGAATTCTCAGACTCCTGAAACAAATGACGAGGCTTTGAGTGAAATCGTGTTTACACCTTCGAAGCACAGTACAAATATTGGTATAGCAATAAGCCCAAGTAAATCGACAAGTACACGAACCCGGAAATGGATCAGAGTACAAAAGAACTTGATGAATTCGACAGTCGAAGGGATGGAATATCACCCTGTAATTAAGACCAAGGGTTCTGTTTGTgagtcaaataaaaaaaaatattcagccGAACTTAATACGAAAGATTTAGATAACGATGAATGTATATTCACTAAATGTAAAGAACGATTAAGTTCAATTTCCGATGTAGTAAAAAATGAGGATCTATTACATTCAAATTTGTACCAACCAAGAGTTTTACTCCGTGACATCGCTTACGACAAGGAATTGCCACAAAAACAAAGGGacatattattgaaaaaaaacacatcgCGAGACGTCACCGCTACTCTGAGTACCAAACAGTGGATCAAATGTAATACTTCTGAAGTTTTTTCTGAGTCTTTTAGTGAAAATGATCAATCACTTACATCTTCGAATACCGATTTGATAGTCCATAGGCATAAATGTCCGAATCTTCAAGAACAACAACTGCACACCCCATTTCTATTAATGGACCCTGGACCAATAGAGCCTGTACGTGGTACAAATAGTAGTAGCACAGTAAGTGACGCAGATGGTCTGTCTTCATTGATTGAATATCCCCTAAAaggacaaaaattttctgatgCGACTGGATTACCTTTAGAACCATGCAGCCCCACTAAGAtacataatattgaaaaaaacctAACGGAACCTATTGTGACTGATCAAGAAAATAATCTAACCGaagcactttttaaaaaaggGGATTTGGAATTCCCATTGGACTTGCGTGTCAATGCTTCCATAACTTCTGCGACGAATGAATCACAATTTTTACCATGCAACGATAACTCAGTTAAATTAGATACCTCTGACTTCAATTTAACAAATAATAGTGATGAATGCAACAATGAAAAGCTAATGCCTTGCCATTCAATTCTACAGGTCGCAGAAAGTATTCAAGTAAGATGTACCGACTCAATATGTAATCCAAATCGAACGCCTGTAAAGTCTGAGAAATTGAATTCCTCAAATGGTCTGTCATTAAAAGTATCGATACCAATATGTTTTACAGACACAAATTCTGGGCAGGTGGTCAAACTTttaaaggaagaaaaattggcACTAGTTAACAAAAGTGAAACTCATAGTTCTCTCAAATTGTTAGAAATCCaaggagtaaaaaaaagtcaagaGACTAAGGAGATAATTTTGGGTGAAAAATCTAACGTACCATTCGACTTGATAGAAGATCCCAAATCAGCAGGTGCAGACAATAATTATGACAATATTGGGTTAACAACAACATTAGACCTAATCAACATAGAAGATGATAACAGAAGCTGTTTTGCAGAAACACTGAAAAACTGCAGCACCGATATTTCCTCTGTACCAACAGTAGCAGAACAGCCTATACATCAATCAACACCTATTGGAAAAAAACGGCCCAAAATTGTCAGTGACGAGATTCTCCCCAAAGATACAATAACATTTCCTTGTAGCAAAGATGTGTCACTAGAATTATTTAAATCTGACACTAACGACAGAATGCATCAGAATGATTTGGACGATGTTGGCAAAAATCAAGATTGGCTAATGGCATTTAACAGTCATTCAGCAGAACAGGatgacaaaaataatataaagtcAGAACATAGTTGGGGGAAGAGAGATACAGACCCAATTCCTAGCACGGGTGCACAACCTTTTGATCCCTCTAAGTTATTGACTTATTATTGTCCTGAGTTAGCTACATTTTATTCCATCAATGATTCTACCAAGAATAACCAGAGCGAAATTACATTACCAGATCCTGATGTCTTTAACAACAATAGCAGACTGAATCACAATGCTCTGTCAGTGCCAAATACAGTGGAAACTGAAACAAACGCGGGCAACACTGACCTATCGCTAAAAGATGATGTTGGTATATCTAAAGGTAAAACCGAACTTGGGAATGCTTTCGGGGGTGTCGTTGCTTCGAGAGTTGATTATGTTGATAATAAAATGGATACGGAATCGTCTGAAATAATCGATACTGAGTCAACAAGCAAGCCATCTCCACTTATTGCTGAACTAACTATCGCTAACttgagaaattttacaaaaatctcgAATACTACGGCTGAGTCTGAACGCACCTGGTGCGTTGAAACACATCAGTATTATACGTCGCATAAAGacgaaaaacgcaaaaaactTCCGAACATTAATGAAGTACCAGACAATCGTAATGATTTAAGCGAGGCTACGAAATCAGAGCTAGAAAATCAAACTCAATCTCTTccgatgaaaatgaaacagcGGAAACGGAAATGGATAAgtgataatagtaataaagcTCAGGATCCTGCACCATTGAGTGGGAAAAGAATACAACTGAAGAGAAACAGATGGAGCGTCAGTGGTCCAGGAGATCTTGAAAGTACGATGAATTACCCAAAATCAAACTCAGCTAAATCAAATACTTCTATTGTTTCTACCGGTTCAAGCACTGTTGCGCAAAATAAACAGTCATCTAAGAACGGCAgtccaataaaaaaatttgttgttcCTACAAACGACGAAACTCAACAGCTGGAgctaaaaactgaaaatttactGCCAAATATGAATATTCTTCCTACCTCTTTTGGCAAAactaatattgataataattctgAATCATCTAAATATAGTTTTTGTGAAGGCAATATTTTACCAAAGTGGCCTTCGACATCCCCAAAAGATACTGAGGGTTTTAATTGCAATAGTGACTTCAACAAGAATGGAAATTTAACAAATTCAGTATCAGCAAGCCCATTGTCTTCTCAAAATTCGGTACTGAATATTCGGGAGTCTGATAGGTCTACTCTgacaaaagaaataattggCCAAAACCTGGGAAAAAGTGACATAGGACTTGATAAAGGTCAGTCGACAAATGAAAGCGCAAAAGAAGATTTGGACTATGAATATGACGATTGCATTTCTTTATTCGCAGAATCTATAGTGATAACAAATGT TGATCAGAGCATAAATTTCATGGATGGTGCCAAGACGTCACCTTGTAAAACCCAAAATTCATCAGAAAGATCATACGAAGATATAAAAGACTTTGCTGCCTATTATAACAAAAATCTAGAAGAGTGCAATGCAGCCTACGAATTCGGTTATGAAACTGAAAGGAATGGCTATACTACTTCAAACATTATAATACCGTTTGACACTAAAAATAGCAATAATTGcttgaattttaataataattcatcgaaTACGATTCCAGTGCCTCAGGTGAACACACAATATTCTGAAACTGAATTTTCCTCAGCAATAAATCCCCCTATATCAAATCTTAATAGTTCGTCAAGTATGAGAGGTAGACTTGGCATTAGACAAGAAACACAAAACGCAGTCTCTACTTTTACATCAAGAATCTTCTGGAGGCATTGCTTTCACATTCTAAGGTTCGGTTACTGTAAGAGAAAGCATTGCCATTTTATACATAAT CTGACACCAAGTCTACAGAACCTTGATCAGAAAGATCTGGACTATATCGTCGAAGTAATAGCTTATTCCAAAATCAATGGTTTCACACATCTGATCAAAAATGTATACCATCAAGTTGTTACTCAAATGGATGCTCGTAATATCATTGAATTGTTCCATAAATTATACTGTAAAAGACAACTTAACGAGCACCTCGTAAACTGTACAGTACATGCTTTGATCTCAACTGGAATGTCTTtgccgaatatttttagtaatatGGCATTACTGCTTGATGAAAATGACAGCGGTCTAATAGAATATCTTATAGAATTTATCGGTGAGATGACCCAGCCAGGCACCTACTGGGATACATTTCGCGATTTCCTGATCAAAATACCCCCTTCGGGGAGAAGAATCGCCAGAGTGATACATGAATTGGTCGATATCAATAAGGATAAATCACATATTGAAGATGTGTACAGAAACTTTATAAACAAACTTAGTCTAAATCAAGTATCAATGATAAATATCAATCTTAGAAACCGGCTCAATTCCATACTCATGAAAAATGATATCATTCACAGAAACATTCAATATTCCTATACTCCAGTTTCTACTCAAAATGACAGCTCAAATCTTATGTTGGAAACTAACGTCGGTAGAGACATTAATAAAGAACTAATTGAGATACCTGGCATACACTCACCGGATAGTACACAATATAGCGACAGTGGATTACTATTATCTCGAACGAGCCAGCGATCTAGCTTACAAGGACCTGCTAACACATCGTCCTTGTTCATAAGTCGAGATGATAGCCCAAGAAGTATGGCAGCTGATCCAAACGTTTTCAATCAGAAGAGGAATGCTGGAATACGAAGCAATCCTCTAGTTACAAAGTTCTCAGCCACCTCAAGTAGCAGAACATCTGAAGCTGAAGCTGAAGCTGTTGATTTAACCAGTGATTCCTACAAGGTCCACCTTATAG aaaatttgaaagagcCACAGTCAGTGTACAGAAACCGTCACTGGCAGTTTCACCTTGATATGACCATTGTAAAAGAATCGTTGAAGCACCAAGATTACGAAGGGGTTCTAAAAATCCtcaacaaatattcaaatGTGGTGGGAAAAACACTCTTCACTACAAGCTGTTACAGGATGTTACACAAAAACGTGATTATGTCAGCGTATCATATGAAGAATATGATAAAGTTGTCAG TCCGGATGGGGGTCAATAAATCCCTGAGTCAAACGTTATTCTACTTGGGAATTTACACGATGATCGAGTTGTGCGATGCTGGTGCATGGGTAATTGCGTACAGTTTATTCAAGCCCTTGCAAGCCACTGGCTTAATGGAAAATATTGCCGAATATGCACTGATATCTGCTGAAATCTGTATAGCTAACGGACGTCCGTTGAAGGCTTTCACCATATTGAAAC AAAGCAACATGTTTTGTACAAATCCAAGCAAGTGGCTCGTTACTAGCAATCCAAATGACGAACGTGTTAGAGTCATGATAATAAATCTGTTGTTAGATGTTTTGTGTCAGGAGTTGCCTGAGCAggcattttatattttcacttaCCTGCTTGGAGATCAAAGTCGTATTTATCATCCCATAG ATCTTACTGCATATACAGATAATCTTGTGACCGGTATTCTAAATGGAAAGTGTAATGACTTAGTGCcagaaatagcaaaaataattatcgaaaataaCTTCTCGCTGAGCAATTCAGTGTTCCAATCTCTAGTTATAAACTTATTTAAGAAGGATTTGAAACGATGTAAACAGCTTTATCGTTATGGCACATGGCTTGGAGTGTATCCGATAGTGGGGGTAAATAATATTTGGAATATCAATCTCTCTTTGGACTGtcgcgaaaaatttcatgcatatgagaatgtaattttttga
- the LOC124220972 gene encoding transmembrane protein 230 isoform X2, whose protein sequence is MIRRKGRGERQFDNVDYTQLTETDNGFVDAQFLHPPVKIPWKAIALAAVLFVGGTVMLIVGSLIVSGHIDSKYADRMWPVIILGILMFIPGAYHVRVAILAYRKVPGYSFDDIPEFE, encoded by the exons ATGATCCGAAGAAAGGGTAGAGGTGAAAGACAATTCGACAACGTGGATTACACACAACTCACCGAAACCGACAACGGTTTCGTAGACGCACAG ttctTGCATCCGCCGGTGAAGATACCATGGAAGGCTATTGCCCTGGCAGCAGTTCTGTTCGTCGGAGGAACTGTCATGCTCATTGTAGGCAGCCTGATTGTCAGCGGGCATATCGATTCTAAG TATGCGGATCGAATGTGGCCAGTGATTATTCTGGGTATCCTAATGTTTATTCCTGGAGCTTATCATGTCAGAGTGGCAATTCTTGCATACCGAAAAGTGCCGGGCTATTCCTTTGATGATATCCCCGAATTCGAGTAG
- the LOC124220972 gene encoding transmembrane protein 230 isoform X1 yields the protein MWRWLRTDTIVDRLSMIRRKGRGERQFDNVDYTQLTETDNGFVDAQFLHPPVKIPWKAIALAAVLFVGGTVMLIVGSLIVSGHIDSKYADRMWPVIILGILMFIPGAYHVRVAILAYRKVPGYSFDDIPEFE from the exons ataccATTGTGGATAGACTGAGCATGATCCGAAGAAAGGGTAGAGGTGAAAGACAATTCGACAACGTGGATTACACACAACTCACCGAAACCGACAACGGTTTCGTAGACGCACAG ttctTGCATCCGCCGGTGAAGATACCATGGAAGGCTATTGCCCTGGCAGCAGTTCTGTTCGTCGGAGGAACTGTCATGCTCATTGTAGGCAGCCTGATTGTCAGCGGGCATATCGATTCTAAG TATGCGGATCGAATGTGGCCAGTGATTATTCTGGGTATCCTAATGTTTATTCCTGGAGCTTATCATGTCAGAGTGGCAATTCTTGCATACCGAAAAGTGCCGGGCTATTCCTTTGATGATATCCCCGAATTCGAGTAG